A genomic stretch from Nilaparvata lugens isolate BPH chromosome 8, ASM1435652v1, whole genome shotgun sequence includes:
- the LOC120352854 gene encoding zinc finger MYM-type protein 1-like, producing MNVVEEVNENIQSPHLSVTEVEGMFKGLISILDDKRDGFEEFWKSCLKNKFSQVEEPVIPRKRRVPNRYENDGASSPHNFNTPKDYFKALYIEVCETVRSCIKERFESTGLSRLVAVEKEFLSVLVANEEGSSFEQSKDFFKNDLDVERLQIHLNMLADINRQNNLKMKSMRDVRKYLSQEPAIRKMLSEVVKVIKLLQVVPISSATAERSFSALRRLKTYLRSTMGQKRLNNLAVLHAHRDVLDEVHLSTVMNEFISSNELRRHTFSMV from the coding sequence ATGAACGTAGTAGAAGAAGTTAACGAAAACATTCAGAGCCCTCATCTAAGTGTAACTGAAGTGGAAGGCATGTTTAAAGGATTGATTAGCATTTTAGATGATAAGCGAGATGGCTTTGAGGAGTTTTGGAAGTCGTgcttaaaaaacaaattttcacaAGTAGAAGAGCCTGTGATTCCAAGGAAACGGCGCGTTCCAAATAGATATGAAAACGACGGAGCCAGCTCACCACATAACTTCAACACCCCAAAGGACTACTTCAAAGCTCTCTACATCGAGGTGTGTGAAACGGTGCGATCTTGCATCAAAGAACGCTTTGAGTCCACGGGCTTGTCGCGGCTCGTTGCGGTCGAAAAAGAGTTTTTGAGTGTGTTAGTGGCGAACGAAGAAGGTTCAAGTTTCGAACAGTcgaaagatttttttaaaaatgaccTGGATGTTGAAAGGTTGCAAATACATCTAAACATGTTAGCCGATATTAATaggcaaaataatttaaaaatgaaatcaatGCGTGATGTAAGGAAATATCTTTCACAAGAGCCAGCCATTAGAAAAATGCTGTCAGAAGTGGTTAAAGTGATCAAGCTTCTTCAAGTAGTGCCAATTTCGTCGGCAACGGCAGAACGCTCTTTTAGTGCACTCCGTCGACTGAAGACGTATCTGAGATCAACAATGGGACAGAAACGGCTGAACAATTTAGCAGTCCTTCACGCCCACCGTGATGTCCTGGACGAAGTTCACTTGAGCACGGTGATGAACGAGTTTATAAGCAGCAATGAACTCAGAAGGCATACTTTTTCAATGGTATAA